From Mercenaria mercenaria strain notata chromosome 17, MADL_Memer_1, whole genome shotgun sequence, the proteins below share one genomic window:
- the LOC123535838 gene encoding uncharacterized protein LOC123535838, whose protein sequence is MAVSGRKVSDFRGTVSKGSAEDFDHSCEPCLAIGQFVEGHGFCVDCQECLCKTCFAYHQRTKASKHHQLLHKDNIGKHNVHSKDSAMCTEKCVIHKNEIIKFFCTEHEFLGCTDCITLNHRTCKIDYIPDKCAGIGDSDEYRKMLRELDQKMKDIDAVIKMATLQDNQIDSSYDHVIKEIIKFRKEINDRLDELQKQVQTEAEKKKLKDKQTVKNVLDTCTAVSSDIKKVKSDLQDNKTSQQNGQLYIMIKQAKSKLKLDDLKNVQDSLDQTRVHHTFERNKELENIFTKQDIFGTLNLTTTMVKKEQLSISTTPVTMIKKKVFDKLTHKGDINVKKNSDKKECWITGCAVLPSNKVILADNNNNKLKIVNIQRKAVIEEKKLNSDPLDIAVLPQDQIAVTMPEKREILIMTTAGKLSISRSIPVKQECRGITYHQGQLYVVCWDPCSVHIVDIQGYVNNIISLNSEIFAYPQYILLSEDARHIYISNYSSHSVVSVTLQGDVSAVYQHKDFSGPERMLMLDDGSLLVCCFRNNNLHHISGDLKQGHTILHGLQYPRSICYNHHQQEVYIGGYCDQLKILK, encoded by the coding sequence ATGGCAGTGTCAGGACGAAAGGTTTCTGATTTTCGAGGAACAGTATCTAAAGGTTCAGCAGAGGACTTTGACCACAGCTGTGAACCATGCTTAGCTATTGGTCAGTTTGTAGAAGGCCATGGATTTTGTGTTGACTGTCAGGAATGTCTGTGCAAGACCTGTTTTGCTTATCATCAACGAACAAAGGCCTCGAAACATCATCAACTTCTTCATAAAGATAACATTGGGAAACATAATGTTCATAGCAAGGATTCGGCAATGTGCACTGAAAAGTGTGTTATTCACAAAAATGAGATCATCAAGTTTTTCTGCACTGAACATGAATTTCTCGGATGTACTGATTGTATTACTCTGAATCACAGGACATGTAAAATTGATTACATACCTGATAAATGTGCAGGTATAGGGGACAGTGATGAGTACAGGAAAATGCTGAGAGAACTGGATCAGAAGATGAAAGATATTGATGCTGTGATCAAAATGGCAACACTACAAGACAATCAGATAGACTCTTCCTATGATCATGTCATCAAAGAAATTATCAAATTCCGCAAAGAGATAAATGATCGCTTAGATGAACTGCAAAAGCAAGTTCAGACAGAGGCTGAGAAAAAGAAGCTCAAAGACAAACAAACAGTCAAGAATGTGCTTGATACATGTACCGCTGTTTCTTCAGATATCAAGAAAGTCAAGTCCGATCTACAAGACAACAAAACTTCACAGCAGAATGGGCAACTTTACATTATGATCAAACAAGCAAAATCCAAACTAAAGCTGGATGATTTGAAGAATGTTCAAGACTCTTTAGATCAGACAAGAGTTCATCACACAtttgaaagaaacaaagaattagAGAACATCTTTACTAAGCAAGATATATTTGGGACATTGAACTTAACCACTACTATGGTAAAGAAAGAGCAACTGAGCATATCCACTACCCCGGTGACTATGATAAAGAAGAAAGTATTTGATAAGTTAACTCACAAAGGAGatataaatgtaaagaaaaactCGGATAAGAAAGAATGCTGGATCACAGGATGTGCAGTATTGCCCTCTAACAAAGTTATACTGGctgataacaacaacaataaactgAAAATTGTGAACATACAAAGAAAAGCTGTAATAGAAGAGAAGAAACTTAACTCAGACCCATTGGACATTGCTGTACTGCCTCAGGACCAGATTGCTGTAACAATGCCAGAGAAGAGAGAGATCCTTATAATGACAACAGCAGGTAAACTGTCAATCAGCCGGAGTATTCCAGTGAAACAAGAATGTAGAGGTATAACTTACCATCAAGGTCAGCTCTATGTGGTTTGCTGGGATCCTTGTAGTGTGCATATAGTAGATATTCAAGGTTATGTCAATAACATTATTTCTCTAAACAGTGAGATATTTGCCTACCCACAGTACATACTGCTCAGTGAAGATGCCAGACATATCTACATCAGTAACTATAGTAGCCACAGTGTAGTCAGTGTAACATTACAGGGTGATGTATCAGCTGTATACCAGCACAAGGATTTTAGTGGACCAGAGAGAATGCTGATGTTAGATGATGGATCATTGCTGGTGTGCTGCTTCAGAAACAACAACTTACATCATATCTCAGGAGACTTGAAGCAAGGTCACACAATCTTACATGGATTACAGTACCCACGGTCTATATGCTACAATCATCATCAACAAGAAGTCTATATTGGTGGATACTGTGATCAGCTTAAGATACTGAAATAA